Genomic segment of Panicum virgatum strain AP13 chromosome 9N, P.virgatum_v5, whole genome shotgun sequence:
GTGGGATGGTTTCTTACAATGCCAattctctttctctctaaagTATTTGAGAACAAGAAAAGGTAAGTGGTATGCACAATTTAGAATATACCGTTAAGAGGATCTGAAGATATAGGCGCCTGAATACGACTGAAGTGGGTAACTCCATGCAGTTTTTGCTGAACCTTGTTATTATGTTGTTTGATGCCAAGTTGTAGTATCTGCATAAGATAAGTTGAAATGATATTTCATTATGCAAGTCCACAATACCATTGAAAAATTCATTTTCTTTTTACTCCAAGCACATATAATAATATGACTTTCAATTGCTGAACTGAATGATATACTTGTGTTTGCGTGCATGTGAGAATAAGCGGAAAAGAGACATGAAGGATCATGGGTCCACACTATCAATATGACACAGATCTAACAATCTGACAACtaaagcaaaataaaaaagCAGGTGTTTCCAGCGAGACAATTGACAAATCCATGCTCTTAACAAAAGGACAAGGTGGCATAGTTTACAGAACGAAATGTGGTTCACAAAGTTCACTGGGATTCAAGCATAAAAAGTAATGTTCGATGTTTTTCTAGTTCATGTTCAATGTTCATGCAGATAATGAGTGATTCGTCTGAAGAGACATTAAACCAGAAAAGACCATTAACAATGAATCATTGATAATCATAGCCAAACAAGACTGAACAATCGATGTTCAGTCAGATGATTCAATCAAGCACAATGAAGGGCATCAAAAGCCAATGCAGAGCACAATATTAATAAAATAGTTACCGATAGTTTCTTGTTGCTGCCACTCAACTTTAAACGATCAAGCTGGACAAAACCATCATCATCCTGCTGACTGGTATGCAGACCAACTGTTCTGTTTGAAGTCTGCTGGCTTTTTCCCGCATCTAGTTTTTTATTGTATTCTTCAATAtagaaggaaaaagagaagcGATCTGTTCTTTCTAATCTAGCTGGCATTCTTTCAAATGCTGCGGCTGATGAATGGGAAGCATAATCGTTGTTATTCTCACTGACAAAATCAATTGAAATCAAGGCTTCAATATCATTTTCATCTCCAGATTCATCACCATTCTCTTCTGCAGAAACTGTTTCTGCTCCTTCAGTGTTATCTCCATTACCAATATCATGTGAAGATTCATTTTCGACCTCAGAATCATCATGGTCATCATCTTCCTCCGAAATTTGATCAAAAATATTGATTATGTAGTCTTGGTTGACATTTTCCATGGGTACCACTTTCAAGATTTTAATCCTGGGAATGGCAGTTGAATCGCTTGACAAGTTTTTCAAACCAGCTGGGCCACCAGCAGTAATATTACTATCATCATTATCTTGATCATCAATGTTTACACTTCCATCGAATTCTTCATGCTTAGACCCTACTGAACTGCTAGATATGTTTATACTATCAATGCCAAGTTTCTCTCTTAACATCTTCGGCAATTGGTCAGAATCACTATCATCTGGTCGCAGATGCACTGCCTGAAAATATCAGCACTATCTTGTCAGAGAATGGATGGAAATAAAAACACATTAGTCAACAAGATAACAGTTCTTATGGCCTTGCCCATAGTTACGAAAGAATATacctttaaaaaaaacaaaacgaaCTTTTCAAATGGGAATTGAAGAAATATGATCTAGGAAATCATGCATGCCACGTATAATTCAAACTCCAGAGTTCAATTGCATGGATTTGTTGACATTGACAACTTGACATGCGAGAACTAATGGGCAGCTATATGATGGGAAGGTTGTTGGTTTGATTGAATGAATAAAGCCTATAACAGTGTCCCAGACAACATACAGCAACAGTGAAAGTGAAACCAGGTTTTGCACGTTTTATCAAGCCTGAGGGACATGGGCATGCCAGCATGGACAGGCCTAGAATAATATGACCCAATCACGCTGACCAATATGAAAATATGCAAAGCTGATCAATACGACACTTACAGATTTATTTATGGTGTTATTATCATTatcaaaagaaataaaaggaTGCCACTCTCAATTTTCCAGAAGCACGTGATAACTTGATATTCTGATCATGAAACTGCTAGCAAGTAGCAAGTGGTAACATGTCCATTATATTGAAGatgattttgatttttttccctATAAAAGGGACCACCCAGAATTGTACCAAGATGATATTCCATATTTGCATGCTATTTCTCTGATATTAAGCATAAAACATTGTACCTGCAGTTTGTATTCTCCATTTGCTTCTGCAAAGTATATTTCAAATATAGGAAAACCATGGCCATCTGAAGCCAGTTGcctaagaaaaagaagagaataTTGAAAAGTTATTTAGCACGCACCATGAAAAATAAGTATTTCATACAATAAAGTAACCATTTTCAACATTAAtaaaatgaaatcatataagagtcattataaatttataatatgTACATGGATGAACACATACATTTAAAATTACGGTGCCAATTGTATTAACTTATGAGGCATGCAGTTTTGTTATTGTTCTAGCAGCTTTGCTACACAATTCACCTACTACAAATGATAAAATAAAATAGTTCTTGCAGAAGCAGTACTCCATAAGACATTTTTTATGACTTATGATTGGGATACTGAGACATGCTgcgttaaaaaaaataataacttCTCCATTGTTATGAATCCATAACACATTTTTTCAATGGAGTgtaataatttcaaatggttctTCGAAAATAAGCTTTAGTAACTGATTGATATATCAACAAGGCCAAGTCAATCGTAAACGGACACACATCTCTACTGCTTCACCCAtcaatttctccaagatcgtcACTCCTGGTGTCTGAAATTACTACAGAAATGACCCATTGCCAGATATGGCAATGCCAACAGCTCCTTAAACTGGAGCAAACTTCAGTAGGAAACCCACATTTTCCTAGGCATTTTTCCACACCAATGAAGTTGTAAAAATGAAATGAATGAGAGCTTTCCAgccatacaacaacaacaacaacataaccTTTTGTCCCAAActagttggggtaggctagagatgaaacccaaaagacacaaaggtcaaggttcaggcacgttgatagctagtctccaagcgctcctatccaaagctaactCCTCAGAGATATCCCAGCTTTTTCGATTAAGGaatctttaaggtctctcttaaccgactcgtcccaagtcagtttaggtctacctctacccctctttaccttatcaacacgctttagcaccccactacgcaccggcacctccggaggcctccgttgaacatgtccaaaccatctcaaccgatgttgggtaagtttctcctcaattggtgcaacccctaccctttcccgaatagcttcgttccggactctatccctccttgtgtgcctgcAAAACCACcgtaacatccgcatctctgctacactcagttgctggacatatcaccttttgtaggccaacattcagcaccgtataacatcgtcggacgaatcgctgtcctatagaacttaccttttagcttttgtggcaccctcctgtcacagaggacaccagaagcttgacgccatttcaaccagccagctgagattctatgcctaacatcttcatcaatgtcgctatccttttgtagcatcgatcctaaataccgaaaattATCCTTCTAGggcaccacttgcccatcgagCCTAACATCTCCACTCTCATGTCTAgatgcgctgaaatcgcacatcatgcaCTCGGTCttgtcctactaagtctgaacccttttgaCTCTAATGTGCGTCTCCatagctctaacttcctatttacCCCTGCTCTACTCTCGTCCACTagcacatcatcagcaaagaacatacaccaagggatatcaccttgtatgtccattgtgacctcatccatcaccaaagcaaataaataagggctcaatgccgaCCCCTGACGTAGACCTATATTAAtagaaaagtcagtggtgtcgccaccacatgtccggacaaacgtcgtcgcattcttgtacatatccttgatgagggtaatgtacttagttgtgactttgtgcttctccaaggcccaccacatgacatttctcggtactttgtcatacgccttctcaaggtcaataaAAACCATGTGCAAGTTCTTCTTCTGCtctctatatctctccatcaactGTCGTATtaggaaaatcgcctccatggtcgaccttccaggcatgaacccaaactggttttgggtcacacttgtcactcttctgaggcggtgctcgataaccctctcatcagcttaatcccacggtagttagtacaactctgAACAtctcccttgtttttgaagatcggtactaatatacttcttctccattcttcaggcatcttgtttgaccgaaaaataagGTTAAAAAGCTTAGGTAACCATACTATCGCTCTGtcacctaggcatctccacacctcaacggggataccatcagggcccatcgctttaccgcccttcatcctcttcaaagcctccccgatctctgcctcctgaaatctcctcacaaaacgtttgttggtatcgtcaaaaacGTCATCTAGCTCAAAGGTAGTTTCCTcattctccccattaaacagctTGTCGAAGTATTCTCGTCATCTGCCCTTGATCTCGTCTTCCTTCATTAGAAGTCGATCCGTCCCATCCTTGATGCATTTGATTAGGTTGATGTCCCGTGTCTTCCGCTCGCgaatcctagccatcctataaatgtccttctccccttccttcGTGCCTAGTCGCTGATATATGTCATcgtacgccttaccctttgctacactcacagctcgctttgcagcctttttcgctaatttatagccctcgatgttggctgtactcttgtcaaggtggaggagcTTGAAATATTCCTTCTcatccttaatagccctttgcacctcgtcattccaccaccatGTGTCTTTCActtcctgtttgcctcccctactcgtGCCAAGCAcatctgaggccaccttccggaCACATGTCGCCATTTTTAGCCACATGTCGTcagcatcttctccttcttcccaaggcccctcacctagcatcctctcCTTAAACGTTtgcgccgcttcccctctaagcttccaccacttcgtTCTCataatcttggcacgtttgtcccggtggacacgtactcgaaaacgaaagtccgccaccacaagcttgtgttgagggacaacacactccccaggtatcaccctACTATCTAAGCAATCCCGTCTATCCTCCCTTATATCAAGAATAAAGTCGATCtagctcgagtgttgtccattACGAaaggtcacaagatgggattctctCTTCCTAAAAAAgatattcgctatcaacaaatTGTAGGCCAACGCGAAGTTCAaaacatcctccccctcttgactcctgctaccatacccaaaacccccgtgcacccgctcgaaccctacattagtcgcacccacatggccgttgagatctcctatgAGGAGTTTCTCGCTGACAGGCACGGTACTGACCAAACTATCCAGATCTTCCCAAAACTgcttcttggtgctctcactaaggcctacctgaggggcataggcgcTGATCACATTCAcagccgaatctccaactactaTCCGGAccaggataatccggtcgcctcgCCTTCTAAcatctacgactccatccttaaggctcctatcgaTCAAAATACcgacaccattcctacccgatGTTGcccccgtgtaccaaagcttgaatccagtaccctcaacctccttcgccttctggcccttccatttagtctcctgaacgcatagaatatttacacgcctcctaattgcaaCATCagctagctctcgcaacttacccattagggaccctacgttccagctacctatacgaatcctagttggctcggctagcttccttacccttcgcacccgtcgagggaagtgcgaagacccttgctcatttatcactacacccgggcgtagatgtagcgcgccactcaggtgacgacccgacccttgctcacttatcatcatACCCAGGTCACGATACGACGCGCCATTGGTGGGGTGGCGGCCCGGCCCTTGCCCacttatcaccacacccgggttcctatgtggcgcgtcgctaagagggttacgccccaacgagtttcttatGGGTTTCATATACATTAGAGTGGCTAATTTTTACGCTGATTCGCCAAACCTaccgcaaccctcctcctttacccgggcttaaaatgaaaaaaaagcatAAACATGAGCTGAAAGTCCACTCACGGAATGATAAACTAAAGCGTAAACAATAAATATCATAACGATGCACAAATAATAAGTAATCAACAAATTAATACCTTGTATCATAACTTCTTGCAACATATCGACCATGTTCAGCACTTATACGAATTATAAGACCATATGGATCAGACAAATTTCCAGAAATTCCAGACCACCACCCCAGCTGCATGTGCTCTAATAGATCAGGCAATAGCATTGTTTTGCACAGATGGAAAGAAATAAGATGTAGAAATGGGTAATTGTGAACAATTTACAAAGCATGATCAATATTCATCTTTTGCGAAAGTATAATTAAGATCTATTAAATAGGATGAAAAGAGGTTACAGAAACTTAGATGGCAGCGGGCACATGATATAGAGGTACTGTGTGGTACTGACCAGTCCTGCACCAACATGATCTCTGATATATGTTGCATCCCTGTAGCGCTCCTCTTCTATTGCCCTCTGCAAAACCCAAAAAAGCAGTCAATTATCTTATAATAACAATCTTAATCTCTCAAATTGATCATGGATCAATTTAGCTCCTCTAAACAAAAAACCTTAATACTGATTCTTCTATATATGTGCTGTATTGCATAGCACCCTTCTGTTAACAAGAAGTCAGACGTGTCATGAGATACAGCTTACAACAGAGGATGTAAAGACAATAGCTAACAGAATATGTGGTTGCAAGAACATCTAGTTGCCCCCATAAGTTGAGTTATTTCAGGCAGCTGCAAACTTATTAGCTACTGTTCCCTTCAGCGCAACCAAGCGGTGGTTTGGATAATGATAAGATCTCAAAAACACCACTTTGAACATACCACCTCTTTATCTTACGGCTAGTTCCTTGAGATTCAGGAAAGTTTTTCATTAGATATACAATATAAAAATTCTAGTAATGTACTTTTATAGAAAATCTACAAATATCATTTCTATATCCAATCTAAGTATTCACAAAAATATGGGAACAAGTTTAAATTGTCTGGAGGTAGGCATCCTAAAATGTCACTTATTTTTTACTGGAAGGAGCACATCTAAGCCAACAACTTTGCCTGACATTCAACCCTTTGTAGCACAGGACCAGAGTCTAGAGGGATATGCTTAGGGCTTAATGTATAGAGGACAATTCAAAGATTGGATCAGAAGTGTCATTTATCAGTAATAACATAAAGAAACAACAGGTATCTCTTACATTTAAGTCAGAGATAGCCCTGCCCACAGTGTCATTTCTTGCCGTAGCCGCAATAGCCAGCTTCAGTTTATGAGCACTCCTATAGTCTTCTCTATAAATAGCAGTTCGGAGTTGTAGCTGAAATTAAATATACATGTAGCTGAAATTAAATATACATGTATCAAGACGATTTGACAATATAGACAACAGAGCTATTATAATATTTGAAGTGTGATATCTGCACAAAAATCATACACACATACACAATGGTGGACCAGGCAAGCAAGCCATTCCATTCACAATTTCACACAGATAAAGTTCTACCACATGTACTTTAAATTCTATTCCATATCACATGAATAGAAGCTCAATAATTTGAAACCACATCAGACATCACCCAAATGGCACATAAGCTGCAATATTGGCATGAACCAGAACCAAAGACCTTTTTGCTAATATTGTATGCTGAAGTATGCAGCTTGATAGAAATTACAAAAGAGAAAAGGCAGTTTTCAGTCCTGCAACCATGGATTTCATGGAAAATTCTGAAATCATAAGGGTTCTATCTACAGATTTCAAACGACAGTATCATGCATGGTTCGTGAAGCTATTGTGTGATTGAGCCTATCatgaatttatttttcaatGTTTGAGATTTCAGGCATTCAGCCTGCAACTTTAAAAGCGTATTGTTGACAACATGTTAAAAGTCTACAGGTCATTGGAATGGTGACAGATAACATAACTGTTTTGGTGAATGATCCTTTCATCAGCCTACAAGCTGGTCCATGTAATACATCCAACAACCTCTGGATCCATTTCACACATTTATTTGATCCCAAAAAACTAATATTATCTTCCAAGCGGCCTGTTCAGATTTGAGTGTGGGTTTAATAGTTCTTCCTGGGCTTCTTATAACAGCTAATTATCGTGAATGCAGTATGTAAAGTATCCACACTAGGCACTTTCTTCATACTTGTGCCCCTCAAGTCACAAACTGTAATGCAGAAGCTAAACAAAAAACGGCAAATTATATGTACATCATATTCACTCCATGGGGTAAGTCAGCTTTACAAAAACCTAACCAGTTCCAAGCACAGTCCTCAGAGGTAATTTCTAGGGGTTCAACTGTCAAGTTTGGTGCCACTCATAAATGAAAATTTCTCTCCATTCAACAATGCATTCATACTTATGCTAACCAGTAAATGATTAGTAGTGTAAAAAATCCAGTGTTGGATCGTGAGCAGGTTACGTCCACATGTGAAGCATTACAGGTAAGTACGATGGATAAAATTTAACCTGTAGCTCATCAACGAGGCGCTCGCTCTCCTCAATGAGAGCAAAGTGCCGCTTCCACATCTCCCAGCTCCACttcccctcttcctcctccgccttACTCTCCTCTTCATCCCCACTCATCGCGTCCTCTTCGTGAGAACTCCCAACCCTCTTCCCCGTACCTGCCTCCTTCGCGGCGGGCGCTGGGGGCCAGTAATTGCTGACGTACTCGCTCCACCGCCGCACGGCGCCCTGGAACGCGTCGTGGAGCATCGCGTCCcaaccccgccggcgccgctcgccgccggcgtccgcgtCGGGGCTCCGCGCGGAGCACCAGACCACCGGCGCGCGCCGCGAgggggccgcgccggcgaggcgtcgcacggcgcggaggcgccgCGCGGCGAGGAACCGGCCGCCGCTAGGGTTCGGATCCAGCTGCCGCGCGGAGGACGGGGAGGACGCGGCCGCGgggagcggcgcgcgcggcgccgtggACACGGACGCCATGGACGGGGGCgcgggg
This window contains:
- the LOC120690623 gene encoding protein EXECUTER 1, chloroplastic-like, with amino-acid sequence MASVSTAPRAPLPAAASSPSSARQLDPNPSGGRFLAARRLRAVRRLAGAAPSRRAPVVWCSARSPDADAGGERRRRGWDAMLHDAFQGAVRRWSEYVSNYWPPAPAAKEAGTGKRVGSSHEEDAMSGDEEESKAEEEEGKWSWEMWKRHFALIEESERLVDELQLQLRTAIYREDYRSAHKLKLAIAATARNDTVGRAISDLNRAIEEERYRDATYIRDHVGAGLLGWWSGISGNLSDPYGLIIRISAEHGRYVARSYDTRQLASDGHGFPIFEIYFAEANGEYKLQAVHLRPDDSDSDQLPKMLREKLGIDSINISSSSVGSKHEEFDGSVNIDDQDNDDSNITAGGPAGLKNLSSDSTAIPRIKILKVVPMENVNQDYIINIFDQISEEDDDHDDSEVENESSHDIGNGDNTEGAETVSAEENGDESGDENDIEALISIDFVSENNNDYASHSSAAAFERMPARLERTDRFSFSFYIEEYNKKLDAGKSQQTSNRTVGLHTSQQDDDGFVQLDRLKLSGSNKKLSILQLGIKQHNNKVQQKLHGVTHFSRIQAPISSDPLNGLYVTASGIDSEIISLQRKFGQYREDNSSEEHSDLLFYEYVEAVKLTGDNLVPAGQVVFRAKVGERYQLPHKGIIPRELGVVARYKGQRKIADPGVQNPRWVDGELLILDGKFIRDGPVIAFFYWTSNFHLFEFFRRLRLPD